Part of the Elusimicrobiota bacterium genome is shown below.
GCCCGGAGAAAGTAATCCGCGGTGGACCGAACAGCGTCGCGCTCGGGCCGGCGCCGGTAGGCCGCGAGATCGACGGCGCCAAAGGCGCCCTCCAGGGCCACCAGATCGCCCAAGCGGTGGGCGGCCAGGGAAGAAACGGCCTGACCCAGATTGGTCTGGGCCTCGGGGTTTAAGTGAACGTCTTGAAGGTGAACCAGAACGGCAGCGGGGGGCCCTTTGGGAACGAGAAGTCCTCGAACGCTGATGTTCTCGGCGGGCAAGGCCTCCAACACCCGGGCGACTTCCTGCCGAAGGGCGGGAGGAACGGAGAACCGAATGGGAGCCGATTCCGGCGCGGGGATCGGCCAGGCCGCGGTGACACGTGTCGCGTCCAGAGAGGGTCCGGGGAGGGCCGCCAGAGCCAGGACGCGCCGTTGGGCCGTTTGAGATCGGCGGCGCTCGGACCAAAAATTGGATTCCGGAGCGGCCGCCAACAGAACGCTCTGGACAAAGTAGACGGTCGTTAAAAACGCACCGAAAAATCGATGCCAAGACGTGGGCCGGGGGGGGGCGTCTTTGCGGGGTCCCATATCCTCTAATTTAGTCGAGGCGGGCCGAGAAGAACCTTAAATTAATGTAACCTATTTGTAAATATTAGGTGGAACCATCGACGGGGCTCAGGAAGTGCTCAAACATCTGATTGGAAAGGATCCAGCCCCGCCGCGTGGGGAGGAAAGCGTCCCCCTGGCGTTTTAAGAAACCCAGACCGGTGAACCGCTCCAACACCGGACCGAAGAGCGCCCGCGCCACGGCCGACGGCCGGACCCCTTCCCGGAGGCGGAGGCCGAGCATCAGCTCCTCCCCCAGGCGTTCGGCTTCGCCCAATTTCGTCTCTTCCAAAACGGGCCCCACGCCGGATTCGACAGCCGCCAGGTAGTCCGTCAACGATTCGTGATTTTTCCGGCGAAGCCCGTCGGCGTACCAGGCGGCGGAAACCCCCGCGCCCAGGCACTCCTCGTTTCGCCAATAGCGTAAATTGTGACGGCTCTCCCGGCCGGGCCGAGCGAAATTGGAAATTTCGTAGTGAACGAATCCCGCCGCCGCGAGTCGGTCGGCCGCGAGGTCGTACAAATCCGCCTGGAGATCGGCGTCCGCCGCCACCCCCGATTTTTTGAAATACGTCGCGTCCTCCACCGTCAAGGCGTAGGCGGAAAGATGCTCGGGGCCCAAATCCAAAACGCGGTCCAAGGTGTCCCGCCAGCCCGCGGCCGTTTGGCCGGGAAGGCCGAACATCAAGTCGACGCTCACGTTGGCGAAGCCGGCCGCCCGGGCGTCGCGAAAGGCTTTTTTAAAACCGTCGAAAGTGTGAAGGCGTCCGAGGGTTTTCAGCAACCCGTCGTCGGCGGACTGGAGGCCCAGGCTCAACCGGTTGAACCCCGCGGCCCGCGCCGCGGCGAGTTTTTCGGGCGTCGCGCCTTCCGGGTTGGCTTCCAACGTGGCTTCCCACCCCGGCGCGGGAGGGAAAAGGGAGGAGGCCAACTTTGCCAGGGCCGTCAAATCCTCCGCCGCGTACACCGTGGGGGTCCCTCCCCCGACGTAAAGGGTGGCCAGACGTCTCGACGGGAATTCCCGGGCGCGGTCCCGCATCTCCCGCTCCAGGGCGGCCCGATATCGCGGAATGTCGTTTTTCCGTCCGGGGTAGGCCGCGAAATCGCAGAAACGGCATTTGACGTCGCAGAAGGGGATGTGAAGGTAGAGGCCCGTGTCCCGGGGCGCGGACGGGGCGGAACGGCCGGCCGCCGAAGCGGTCAACGGATGATTTTTCGGCGGGAGAGGGGCCAATACACGAACCAGGCCCGGCCTTTGAGGTGGGTGTCCGGCATGGGCCCCCAAAAGCGGGAATCGTAGGACCGGTCGCGGTTGTCGCCCATGCAGAAATAGTGGCCCGCCGGCACGGTCACGGGGCCGAAATTGTCGCGAACGTTTTCCCCTTCCTCCCGGGCCAAATCGCCCCGTTCCCAAACGGCCTGGCGGTCGACGCCGGACCGGGACGGCTCCGGGCCGGGGAAGACTTCCTCGTCCTCAAAATGGGTGTAGGTCTCGTCCGTGGGCGCGCCGTTCACGTAGACTTTTTTGTCCCGCACTTCGATGGTGTCGCCCGGAAGTCCGATGGCGCGCTTGATGAAATCCTTCCCGTAATGGGGGCTGGCGGTGTCGGTCGTGGGGAAGCGGAAGACCACGACGTCCCCGTGCTTGACCGCGCGAAAGCGGAGCACGCGTTTGCCCGTGTAGGGGATGCGCACGCCGTAGACCAGCTTATTGACGAAGAGGTGGTCGCCCTCCAACAGGGTGTTGCGCATGGACCCCGAGGGAATTTTGAAGGCCTGCACCAGGAAATACATGATGACGGCCGCGAGAAGGATCGCCGAAAAACCCGTGTCGGCCCATTCGAGGTTGTCGCGCAGGACCGCGACGGAGATGTCCCGGGCCCGGGAACGGACCGCCCGGGACCCCACGCCGGCGGCGAACCCGCCCAGGGCGATCAGGACCAGCGACAAAACCGAGGGCGTCGGCCATTCTTTGTAGGAAACCAGAAGCGTCGTCACCACCAGCGCCGTCAGCAGCCAGAACACGCCGTTCATGAGCGCCACCCGCCGCCAGTCGGACACCCGGGCTTCGACTTTCATGAACGCCTTGAGGGCCAACCCGTAGACGCCGCTCACCATGGAGATCCAAAATAATTTTTCTTCCATTGTTATTCCTCTTTTTTGCCGGAATCGTCGCGTCGGAGAACGGCCAAAAACGCTTCCTGGGGGATCTCCACCTGCCCGAACTGCCGCATGCGCTTTTTCCCCTCTTTCTGTTTCTCGAGGAGTTTGCGCTTGCGGGAAATATCGCCGCCGTAACATTTGGCCAACACGTCCTTGCGCATGGCGCGGACGGTTTCCCGGGCGACGATGCGACTGCCCACCCGGGCCTGAATGGGCACTTCGAACATCTGCCGGGGGATCAGCTCCCGAAGCCGCTCCGCGATTTCCCGCCCGCGGTAAGCGGCCTGGACGGTGGGAACGACGAAGGAAAAGGCGTCCACTTCCTCGTTGTTGATCAAAATGTCCATGCGCTGCAGGTCCCCGGGGCGATACCCCGCCTGCTCGTAGTCGAAGGAGGCGTACCCCTTGGACAGGGACTTGAGCGCGTCGTAGAAATCCACCACGATTTCGGCCAGGGGGATTTCGTATTTGAGGACCACCCGGGTCGGGGTCAAATAACGCATGTCCAAAAATTGTCCCCGGCGGTCCTGGCACAACTGCATGACGGGCCCGACAAAATCCGACGGGACGACGACGGTCGACAACACGTAGGGTTCGTCGATTTGGACGATGTCGCCGTGGGGTGGAAACTTGGCGGGGCTGTCGTACTCCGCCACTTTCCCCCGCAAATCCGTCACCCGGTAAACCACCGTCGGGGCGGTCACCAACAGGTCCACGCCGAACTCCCGGCGGATGCGTTCCTGGATGATGTCCATGTGCAAGAGGCCCAAAAACCCGCACCGGAACCCGAACCCCAGGGCCACGGAGTTTTCGGGCTGGTGAAAGAGCGCGGCGTCTTCCAAATGAAGCTTCTCGATGGCCTTCTTTAAATTCTCGTAATCGGCCTGGGCCAGGGGGTAGAACCCCGCGAACACGAAGGGCTTCATTTCGCGGTAGCCGGGGTGCGGGGCCTCGGTGGGGCGGACGTCCTCGGTCAAGGTGTCGCCGGCCTTCACCTGGTGAATGTCCTTGATCCCGCAAACGACGTATCCCGCCTCGCCGGTGGAGAGAAGGTCCGCCTTGACGTATTTGGGCTTCAGATACCCCACTTCCTCCACGACGTGCACGGCGCCCGTGGCCACGAAACGGACTTTGAGGCCCGGCTTGATCTGCCCGTCCAGCAATCGGACGTAGACAATCACGCCGCGGTAGGGGTCGAACACCGAATCGAAGGCGAGAGCCGAGAGAGGGCGCGCGGGATCGCCCGTCGGAGCGGGCACGCGCTCCACGATGGCCTGCAAAATCTCCCGAACGCCCTTGCCTTCCTTGGCGCTGGTCAGGAAATAGGGGCCGCCGATGCCGAGGGACTCCTGAAGCTGCTTTTTGACCCCTTCCACGTCGGAGGAGGGCAGATCGATTTTGTTGATGACGGGAATGATCGTGAGCCCCGCCTCCTGGGCCAAGTGAGCGTTGGCCAAGGTTTGGGCCTCCACCCCCTGGCTGGCGTCCACCAACAGCAGGGCGCCCTCGCAGGCCGCCAGGGCCCGGCTGACTTCGTAGGTGAAGTCCACGTGGCCGGGGGTGTCGATCAAATTGAGGATGTAGTCCTGGTTGTTCTGGCGCCAATGCAGGC
Proteins encoded:
- the hemW gene encoding radical SAM family heme chaperone HemW, with translation MTASAAGRSAPSAPRDTGLYLHIPFCDVKCRFCDFAAYPGRKNDIPRYRAALEREMRDRAREFPSRRLATLYVGGGTPTVYAAEDLTALAKLASSLFPPAPGWEATLEANPEGATPEKLAAARAAGFNRLSLGLQSADDGLLKTLGRLHTFDGFKKAFRDARAAGFANVSVDLMFGLPGQTAAGWRDTLDRVLDLGPEHLSAYALTVEDATYFKKSGVAADADLQADLYDLAADRLAAAGFVHYEISNFARPGRESRHNLRYWRNEECLGAGVSAAWYADGLRRKNHESLTDYLAAVESGVGPVLEETKLGEAERLGEELMLGLRLREGVRPSAVARALFGPVLERFTGLGFLKRQGDAFLPTRRGWILSNQMFEHFLSPVDGST
- the lepB gene encoding signal peptidase I, coding for MNGVFWLLTALVVTTLLVSYKEWPTPSVLSLVLIALGGFAAGVGSRAVRSRARDISVAVLRDNLEWADTGFSAILLAAVIMYFLVQAFKIPSGSMRNTLLEGDHLFVNKLVYGVRIPYTGKRVLRFRAVKHGDVVVFRFPTTDTASPHYGKDFIKRAIGLPGDTIEVRDKKVYVNGAPTDETYTHFEDEEVFPGPEPSRSGVDRQAVWERGDLAREEGENVRDNFGPVTVPAGHYFCMGDNRDRSYDSRFWGPMPDTHLKGRAWFVYWPLSRRKIIR
- the lepA gene encoding elongation factor 4, with amino-acid sequence MNPENIRNFSIIAHIDHGKSTLADRLLEETGTIEKREMRAQILDGMELERERGITIKAKAVRLHWRQNNQDYILNLIDTPGHVDFTYEVSRALAACEGALLLVDASQGVEAQTLANAHLAQEAGLTIIPVINKIDLPSSDVEGVKKQLQESLGIGGPYFLTSAKEGKGVREILQAIVERVPAPTGDPARPLSALAFDSVFDPYRGVIVYVRLLDGQIKPGLKVRFVATGAVHVVEEVGYLKPKYVKADLLSTGEAGYVVCGIKDIHQVKAGDTLTEDVRPTEAPHPGYREMKPFVFAGFYPLAQADYENLKKAIEKLHLEDAALFHQPENSVALGFGFRCGFLGLLHMDIIQERIRREFGVDLLVTAPTVVYRVTDLRGKVAEYDSPAKFPPHGDIVQIDEPYVLSTVVVPSDFVGPVMQLCQDRRGQFLDMRYLTPTRVVLKYEIPLAEIVVDFYDALKSLSKGYASFDYEQAGYRPGDLQRMDILINNEEVDAFSFVVPTVQAAYRGREIAERLRELIPRQMFEVPIQARVGSRIVARETVRAMRKDVLAKCYGGDISRKRKLLEKQKEGKKRMRQFGQVEIPQEAFLAVLRRDDSGKKEE